DNA from Quercus lobata isolate SW786 chromosome 1, ValleyOak3.0 Primary Assembly, whole genome shotgun sequence:
gaattaaagcctaaatatagatattaaatttataaaactagcaaaattgactaatatatctatatatgtgagggaaatttgataattttcaagcatatatttaataattaaatatgaaagttaataaaataaaataataaccatgaaaatgttaaaatttatgattaatttttgaagttgaatatctttgaaggattttcattataattttttttattccttgtaagagatggataatttaattaagtagaataaaattgtgttaagttgtttttataaaataaaataaataaaaaaattaaaaaaaaattctaaggggttggaccgcacggttctTGCCACTAGTTCGTGTGGTCCAACCCCAGTTTTAGGGGTTCATGGAATTGCCACATTTGCCcggttctttatgcttaaaaaatcgGTTTTCATCTCGATTTTCGATTTTCACGGTATGACCTCCTAGTCCGGTCCGGTTCTGAGAACTATGCTCTCTAGGGGAACCCAATTGCATAAGGTCCCATACATATTCATTATACATTAAAGATGGGCATTTCTCAAATTCTTCAACGCTGAACTCTCGTCCCCTCTTCACTAGTCCATTAGCAAATTAACTCGCTCTACAGTTCACATGACGTAGGTGGACAGTCAAGTCTTGAGCTAACAGAGTTTTgcaatcaaaaaccaaaataaaaataaaaaggtatttattatttacacataaatctgaaaaaatttgatcatttatttattaaataataaggTAACCTAGTAATCTAATCCTAGTAGGACTAGGTTACGTACAAGTACATGCTTATGTTTGGCAAATTCAGCCCTGatatatatctaaaatgacTATGTTTACCATAAAGTCATCATAGCCCATATGTAATCAATAAAACTAACTAATCTTAATTTGGATTACAGATTTTGTCTCACAGGACCTTGTTCCTAACCTTCATCCACTCAGGTTTAAGGATCTACCCTTTCCCTTGAATAGAAATCTCGAAAATTTTTCACAGGTAGTTAATGATATCTACAAAATGAGGACATCTTCATCAGCAGTCATTTGGAATACCATGGACTGCCTTGAACGATCATCATTGGCATGTATCCAACAACAATGCCAAGTTCCAAACCTCCCTATTGGTCCTATGCACAAACTTGGTCCAGCCTCACCCTCTAGTAGCTTATTGAAAGAAGACACTAACTGCATGGCATGGCTAGGGAAGCAAACTAAAAACTCAGTCATATACGTAAGCTTAGGAAGCATAGCATCCATGAATGAAAAAGAGTTAGCTGAAATGGCATGGGGACTTGCCAATAGCCAGAAACCTTTCTTGTGGGTGGTTCGGCCGGACTCAAGTACTAACGGTAAAAGAAACAAAGTACTGTCTCAATTTTACAAAGAAACTGTTGGAGAGAGAGGTTGCATTGTGAACTGGGCACCACAGAAGGAAGTTTTGGCGCATACTGCAGTTGGAGGGTTTTTGAGCCATTGTGGTTGGAATTCCACCCTTGAAAGCATTTGTGAAGGGATTCCAATGATATGCAAACCATGTTTTGGAGACCAGAGAGTAAATGCAAGGTATGTGAGCCATGTATGGAAGGTGGGCTTGGAATTGGAGAATGAGTTGGTGAGTTGTGAGATTGAGAAAGCTATAACAATACTAATGGCAGATAAAGAAGGGGAAGCTATGAGGGAAAGAGCcaagaatttgaaggagaaaaTTGAACTTTGCATTAAAGAAGGTGGTTCTTGCAACAGTTCCTTAAATAAGTTGGTAGAGATTATCATgtcattttaatatattgcttATATGCTATTACAGGTGGCATGTGCGAAACTAGGTCTCTTTTATATGTATTAAAGTGTTGATATATCATGTttggatttattatagggtaAAAAGCTATTATACGTGCATCCATACAcactttattttgaatttgaaattgtgagttagaaattgtttttatctcacaatttcaattcaaaataaagTGTGTAAGGACATGTGTGTACAAGTTTGTGTATAATAaacattactttttattatataaatgcTGGTCCAAATTGTTTCTTaatagcattttttatttatccttTTTGTGTCTGTCATATTCGTTTATTAGTCACTAACctataaaattgataaatctGGACCCATTGCGAATCCAAATTTTGACCCGAAGTACAAATCAGTGGACCCATAACCCGACTgactattttaaaattataatctttttaattctaaattaaTTCAAGAAGCAATTATATGATATGACATTAAGCAAAAGTTACACCAGTGCAATATATAGAAGATATTCATTTGATAGGTTTAGAATCCACCAACACAAATGTAcacattatttttaaatagatacttttcttaattatttatctttaaaaaaaaatcccttaatttattatatttttctttatcacATGTCCATtccaaaacctataaaatcCCTCGAGTTGTACGCCTGGTAGttaaaaaccattaaaaaaaaaaactcacatgtTATTTCGAAAGCTTGATtctaaaacccttttttttttttttttgagaaatgcttGATTCTAAAACCTAAATGCAGTAACATTTGGTGAGGCACTAGGCCTAagatttgaggaaatatatGGGCACGACTTATTTTCTGCAGCTCATAATTTtgcatagattttttttttcatattttctgatATGTATATTACCATATACCCGACTAGGCCAGTTGGACCAATAACTCGATAACCGGTACCTAAGTTAGTCCAGTCGTTTAGTTGGACCACTTATACAATTGACCAagtaaaattacaataaaacccAACAGTTTTTTCACAATCCGAACAGGTTGTTGTGACCCATTCGATTGTATAGTTTTGAATGAAATTACCTTTATGGATTCAATGTAGTAATTCTATTTTCTAAATATGAAGTGTAATgacaaaaaaagatttataatGAGGTTGGTACTTgacatttcaataaaaatagagttttaagtTTTGGGTTAGATTGTAATTCTTGGCTTAGAGTAATGAGTGAGATATGGAATATGCATAGAACGTGACTTTAGAGTTTCAGTTTCAGATATATTCTTATTCCTAGAGTTTTAAGAAATATAATGTAATAAGATATTATTTAGTAAAAGTCTTGGCTACGATTTTATGACAtccttttattatatattttttagtgttgTTACTTGTGAAATCTTGAGTTTGAATTATATTAGGtcacattttttattacttaattttaattaattagtaatttaggtatttttttttcttttcattttcctacTTATTTTATGACttttgaaacaaatttttatatttatttaaccATGTGGCTCAACCAGTTACCTACTAGTTGAACAAGTGATCCAATGACTTGGCTCTCATACCAGATTAACATTTGGTTCAGATTTAATAATTATGGTTGTGGATTAATGGATAAACTTGTTACACGCAGCAAGCGCAACATCTTTGAAAAAATTAcatagaaatttttgttttctcaattaatgtactcttttttcttttctttttttttttttccctttgggTAAAAGTGTCATGTAAAGCTTATCATTTTGCCGAGAAAGTAAGGTATCTAAGTAAATGTTACCAATGTATATTTTCTCTTTCTGTATTTAAAATGATGACTTTGGCTTTATCTGTATGACTGTATGTTATGAAAAGGATGACTTTGTAACTCTATGGACTTTTGCATTAATCTATAACTCTTCATTATAACTCTTCATTAaaggaatattttgaaaaattaattattggATTATATTATTTACTTGTACCCTTTATACTTTCAAAATATCAATATGGTACTAAATCAATAactattttattgtaaaatatttaaatttcaagatttttttaacattaaaattatacacataatataattttttgtaactagtagtaaataacatccgattaaCATTGCAAAGAGTAACATCATGTATAAGTTGATCATGGTCTTATCCAACTCAATGCATACCTAGTGTAACTTTaagaattcaacttgtaattcTCTTCTTCAAATAATATCGGCCTATGAGatttaaatttccttttaattatttttaagggGAAATTACAATAAACCCACCTATGGTTTGGCCCGTTTTCACTTTACCTACCCGTGATTTAAAACTGAACACTCTACCCACCTGAACTTCAATCCGCTTGCTCTCCATTACCCACCTCACCCTCAGACGTTAGAAAAATACCCTATTATTAAAAATCAGAACATAACACGGATCAAAAACACGAACCATTGAAACTTTTCCCCATGAGCCCTAGAAACACGAAAAACCCCATTCTGCATCTAACATTGAAATTGTGCTGCAAGTATAAACCTTAACGAGCAACAGGTTGCTTAAGGGACTAAAATCCTGGTAAAAAATCAGTCACTGTTTGggtttttaatttgggtttatggttgttttatagctttttgaGTAAtcagttgtttggatttgtgtttgtttatggGCATTTTGTCTATCGTGGTCATTGTGTCTCACAATGGAACTAAGTTTCTATTGGGTTTAAATTTTAGTGTTTACATGTGCTTATTagaaaaacagaaacaaaagcaaagcaGAAAATGTGGTCCCTATAATGTGTGTGTTGCATtccaaaaggaaaacaaaaacatacaAGTGTTTACTCTTTATGTGTCTGTTGTTTACAATTCTTTAATTGTGAACGTGTCAAATGGTAATTTGTTATTACAAATGTATGATAAGGAAGTGAAATTCGAGATTCATTATGGGGGTACTTTTCTATGGAACCCAAGTTTAGAATACTTTGGTGGGAAAGTTGAAATAGTGTATAAGGATCCTAATAggcttagttattttgaaatagAAGGTATATGCGAGGAACTGGGGATTGATGGACCGTCTAGGGTTCATTATTTAGCTGCTGTGGGCAACTTGGAGCAAGACTTGAGGCTTATAGAAGATGACAAAGTTGTGGTGTCCATGTGTAAGTTTAATGAGGGAGGGCCAAGAGACACCATCATACTGTATGTGGAGAGTGGTCATGCTCCACTTGCAGTTGAAGTTCCTGATGGGGTTGGTGCCAAGGGCGGTGCAGGGGCTACTATAGGGGGTGCAGGGGTTGGTGCAGGAGCTGGTGTAGGGGGTGGTGCAGGAGCTGCTATAGGGGGTGATACTAGTGTGGGGGTAGAGGAGGAGTTTGATTGGTCGAATGAAGGTCTAGAAGGAGAAGACTTTGCTGATGATATTTTTTGTGAGTCTTCTCCACCTCACAGTTGTAGAGGTACAAATTTCCGGGCCCTAATCTCATTAGCCCACTCACTAAAATACCCATACAAGCCCATAAACTATTTTGGGCCcacaaaaaatatttcctacATACTTTCCACATATTACCAAAATATTCTCCATATTATTACCCAACTTGGGCTCCTAAAAATATTTCCCATATAAGCTCCATAAATTATCTTGGGCCTTCTCACAAATATTACCCATTATATTCCACATATTATCCAATTTGGACTCTCACAAAAATACTTATCATACCACTACCGAAATTAGGCCACAAAATTATACCATCTCTACAAAAAGCCCAAACTCATTTACCTTGTGGACAAGATTCAAAAGCCTGACAAAACTCTCTTAATAAAGCCTGTTGCAACACAGTACCCTAAAGCCCGTAGCTACAAGGCACCTCTAAGTCCCGTAGCTACACGGCACCTCTAAAATCTGTTGCTACACAGAACCCTAAAGCCCGTTACTACACGACACCTCTAAAGCCTGTTACTACACGGCACCtctaaagcccgttgctacactacacctctaaagcccgttgctacaccGCACCTttaaagcccgttgctacacggcactcTTACTATGTCCGTTGCTACACGACACTCTTACTAAGTCCGTTGCTACACGACTATATTTTTACAAGATCtcaaaaagcccaaatattattttagcaCCTATTTATAAAGCCCAATAATATTTTGGCACCTATTTACAAAAGtccaaatactattttggcacatatttataaagcccaaataatattttggcaTCTATTTACAAAAGcccaaataatattttggcaCCTATTTATAAAAGTCCAATACTATTTTGGCACCTATTTATGACAgcccaaatactattttggcaactatttacaaaaagcccaaaaaatattttggcaATTACTTACAAAAGCCCAATTTTATCTTGGCAACTATTTACAAAAgcccaatattattttggcatcttttatcacaaacccaaaactaTTGGGCAAACATTTATTCTActaaagcccaaatattatttgtcaaaaataatTACATTATGATCAAAGCCCAAAACTATTCCTTggcaaaaacatattttcatatactAAAGTCCCTAATTCATGGGAAACTAAACTACTTATGATATATTACTCATCTTTTAAAACTACTTCTTCTACAAAATTTATGGAAACTATACTCATTTTTTCCATAAGAAACTCTAACTACAAAAGCCCATTTATGTTACCCATGGcaaaactattcattttgtagGGATGAACAAGTCCAAAGAAGCCCAACAACAAGGCCCAGCCGAGACAATCCACCCCATGTGCTAATCTTAGCAACTAGGGTTCACTTGAGTAACTAAAGTGGTTAGACTAACCACCAATTAAGTTTCAGCACAGCTAAGCTGACAGCTGGGGCCCATTACCATCATTTTTAGCTTATCAAATTAGAGCAGAAGAGGACACATGTCCAGCTAAGCTTACACCCTTCTTTAGCAAGTTGATTTTCATGATTATTGATGTGACATAAAGCTGCGCTGACAAGACACAAGGCTGTGAAGCTGCAACCAACCATTCTCCCCCTCTTCTCCAACACAAACGGTCAAGGAATTAGGGGCAGCCATGGAAGCTTCTAGAAATACTTGCAAACAGCTCAATGCCATGCCAAAAATGTATACTTTTTGGTTCTTAAACCAAGCACATGAACACAAATGGGGAAATTTAGGGAAacgtggtttggagggcattaAGGGGATCTCCAGTAGAGTTTCTAGCAGAGGGCTCTAAGATTGACACCTGGCTCAGGGTGACACAATCTACCCTAGGAGACTCTGATTCTAGTAGCAGATAACCAAGATTATTAGCCTAATACATGCTCTAATCTCATTGGTTGAGGACAATCAACATTTAATGCTAAGTCAGAACTCTAGTTGCAATTACCTAAAACGGTAAGAACATTCTAAAGTTAAACTTACCACACTTGGCCAAATCCTAGGAACGATTTTCTAAGGATTTTATGAACATTGAGACTGATTTTGGCAAAGTTTATTTGCTAAAAAGCCCCCTTAAACTCAGCTATAAATAGAGCTCTCCACCAACCTCTCAACACACACCAATTGAGAAGAACTCTCtcataaacttttcaattttcctctctctcgaattttctttaagctcttagtGAGATTCTGAGCTTCCGAGTTCTTAGTTTCAAACTTAGAAACTAAGCTCTTTAGCCCCCTACCTCACAAATACCCCTCACACCTCTACTTATAAGCTCTTATCCATCCCAGTAGAAAGTCCCAACAACTCTACTAAACActcttgataggccaagaatgtattgacccctcgTGATAGATTAACCAATCAATTAACCAAGTTGATTTATTAATCATATTAACATACaatacaaaaaaatcaccaattaactatagtgcagcggaaattaaattgacacggtgatttgtttacaaatggggaaaacctacaggacaaaaattccaccgggtgattttaaggtcaccactctcgagaatctaattttatcaaaataagtggttacaagtaaaggaatctcaataccttataccaacctacagttgaacccttaccccaatacccaattggacttgttctataatgacaatctttccttttcaatgcacggctcctagtacgtgactaactaatagatgcgtggatcccagtacgtgacttaatcaccaacttgagaaagatgttgactgcaaagttcttcagttcatcacatgatgaagtTCAAGAatctccttggttacaaaaccctacggtgtacaaacacaacatcTTCTTCAAAAGAAAGTACTATCAAAAGAGCTAATTTGAAAGGAAGGGGTAATGCAGCTAGgacataaaaatgtaaaacaagaGGTAGAAAGGCCAGCTGTGGTGGGAAAGACAGGGGCACTAAATGAAGCTTATGTCAAGACAATATTGTTACTAGGTATATGTAGTGTTAGGGCAATATGGTTCTATGTTAGGATTATATGTAATTTATAGACAATGGCAGGGCAAACAATTGTTGATTATATATGCTGTTAAAACACTGTtgggatttatttgtattttttgtaaattttgtaaaCAAGGGTAGGTGCAACTATTTTGGTTGTTGTACCAAATGTCATATATTTACTGGTGGTTGATGAAAGACTATTCAATGCCACCTTAAATGGGTATATAATTTCCCAAATTAATGGTAGGTATTcagaattattattttgactaGTTGTTGTCATGTGGTTGATTATTGTAGTTGAACATATATAGGTTTgtttatgtgtgtatgtattgAATATAGCAGTCACTTTTGAATACAGCAGATGTATGTGTTGAATTTGTTGTCTTTTCTTGCAAGTTGACAGATGGTTGTCATACACTTTCAACACAAACACTTTACACAATGCACTTTAAACTTGAAAAATTCACTTTCAACACAATTATCTTCACACAATGCACTTTATGCACAAACCAACACAGCTCACAACatctgataggccaaaaatgaagtgaccccttatgataaattaaccaattaattaagttaattaacatgcaaatgcgtggtagcataaacaaattaccaataaactaagtatgcagtggaaaataaatttgacacggtgatttgtttaagaatggggaaaacctaacgaaAAAAACCCCAcggggtgattttcaggtcaccactcccgaaattccactattatcacaataagcggttacaagtaaaggaatcacagtatcttataccaacctacaattgaacccttaccccaattccactattatcacaacaagtggttacaagtaaaagaatcctagtaccttataccaacctacagttgaacccttaccccaatacctaattggacttgttctgtagtgacaatttctcctttcgatgcacgactcctaagtacgtgactaaccaatgtgCGAATCCAAGTACATGttttcaatcaccaactagagaaggttgttggctacaaagttctttagttcatcccaacaatgaagatcaagaagatgcttggtcacaaaaccctactgtgcacatacacagcaacttcttcaagaacgatgaactagagcaaattctatctccggtcacaatttgcttgaacaaacttttctcaacacttgtgcaacttgtgaactcttttacggcccttaaaataatcattttatatgtctagggttaggagaaaataAGGCCCTAAGACACGTTCACGGATTCCAAGAAAACAGATcaaaatttctatttctttcttaaacctcgacagatagaaggTGTCAAGTAGGTGTCGAGAACATGAGCtgaaacagctttcttaagctcgatagatgcagctgtcgagccaactgtcaagttttaatgaatttgcactattcagcttgtttcttggatagacttgatgacttcaacacttgatcttgaaaccttgtttcttgaaatattaaaaacacctagatctacccaattacaagtaaagtgcgttttgtcaaaagattagccaattacataaaatagtgacatatgttcttaacaagtgaatcacatatgtcctaacaatctccccatttggcaatccatgacaaaaccacaacaaacaaatgaacatatgagagaagtcataaattactcaactcatattcactgttgaatacaataaaatctatcttagcacaaactcttgaaaaactttgcaagaagagagtttatggcaagtagactttaacaacctgtatttctgaaacactttaaacaaaactcatcaaggcatctttgtgtgaaacagaaataatagattgcatacaagtaataagaaacatgtgtataaagatagaaaagaaacaacacaagtaaggggtaggtgaaagaaaaaaaagaaatatccaCATATAGAGaagaataagtacaatgtatgtcaata
Protein-coding regions in this window:
- the LOC115985728 gene encoding UDP-glucose iridoid glucosyltransferase-like, which translates into the protein MEKNGQRCGRLVLLPCPFQGHINPMLQLGTILHSKGFSITIVHTQFNSPNPSNHPNFKFNPIPDGLSAEDISSGDIVSLIQKLNVNCKSHLQEYLSQIMIGRQGSHDDIFCIIYDELMYFTDAVANFLKLPTIILRTTSATTLLARTTLAQLKVEGLASFQDFVSQDLVPNLHPLRFKDLPFPLNRNLENFSQVVNDIYKMRTSSSAVIWNTMDCLERSSLACIQQQCQVPNLPIGPMHKLGPASPSSSLLKEDTNCMAWLGKQTKNSVIYVSLGSIASMNEKELAEMAWGLANSQKPFLWVVRPDSSTNGKRNKVLSQFYKETVGERGCIVNWAPQKEVLAHTAVGGFLSHCGWNSTLESICEGIPMICKPCFGDQRVNARYVSHVWKVGLELENELVSCEIEKAITILMADKEGEAMRERAKNLKEKIELCIKEGGSCNSSLNKLVEIIMSF